The nucleotide window ATTGCAGAAAAACtggacttaatttttttttctaaatatcaacttttcattttaaaagaaGTCGGCAACATTGTGAAGATGGATGAAACTAAACAGTagcaaaaatttgtaaaataagACTTTGTAGTCTGGTTAAAAATCTCTCTGTTTAGTCATGGGAATAAGAGTAAAGTGAGGATATgtatttctgttttaaaaatctTAGGACATAACTGACTCttcttattttaaacttttacatTCTTTATTCCGTTTAGACCATGAGTAAATAGTTAAAATTTCAGATGATAACACATAAAGTTTGTTATATTCGCCAAGAAAGCTATCTAAATTCTGTAATGAGTGAAGCGAAGTCAGAAACTAAACGACACAGCATAGAGCGCTATGTTCAGAGCGTTTGCTTGGCAATGATATGTGCTGCCATTGTCTGTGTACCGTATTGGTTCGCACAAAATAGAACACCACATTACTTTCGTATTCAAGCAGAGAATATTTACTTCAATGTTAAAAAAGCACAGAAAATGCAAGTGATGCAATCACTGAGAAAACGACCTGAAGCAAAACCAGGTATGCCAAGTCTGTGCGCTAAAAGCGATAAAAAAGTTGTTGGTCAGAAAGTCTTATCATATTCTTTATATGGAAAGTGGGCTGAGGATTCACATTGGACAAACATGATGGACATACTATCAGGTGAAGCTGCCAACTCAACGCTGTATTCTGATTGGATAATTCGTTTGTATCACGATGAAAAGTTACCTAAGAATCGAATTTTTGCTTTGTCAGAGAAACACAAGAACTTACGTTTCTGTGATATAAGAAATATTCCATCATATGGTGATTTATCAGGAGTTAGTGGTCGAGAATGGAGATTTTTGCCAATTGGTGATAAAACTGTAGATGTAACGTGTGTGCGAGACATCGACAGCCCTTTGCTAAAACGTGAATTCGACGCTGTTCAGCAATGGCTAGACagtgaaaaattatttcattgtaTGCGGGATCATCCTCAACATGGAGGATGGAGAGTTTTGGctggtttattttgttttcgcaATTCCAAAAATGAAACTGTATCAGATTTAGTCTTCAACGCTATTAGGAAACATGGGTATCACAAGAATGAAACGTTTGAACCTTTCAAAGAGTCTGATCAAACGTTATTAAGAGATTTTGTCTGGCCACTGGTGCGGCACGATTCCATGCAGCATGATGGGTATAGTTGCGAGAGATATCCAGAGTCATACCCTTTTCCAAGCAGACGAGAAACAAATAGTAGTGGCTTTATGGGTTGTAAAAGACCGTGCACAAGAGTTGTACCACCTTGTCCATTAAAGTGTAGACCAAAAAATCATCAAGATTGGATGTTTTGttgaattgtttttgtttttgctttgtttttgaCCCACAATTTGCTATATTTATTGTTCGTTTTATTTTATACTGACTTCTTTCTGTATATAGATCAACAACGAAAAATTTGGAAGTGAAAACACTTGGGATTAGATCAATGTAAACATGTCGGAACTAAAGCACAAAATGAATGCATCGTGGCAGTTCTATGATTAAAGAAATTTGTAAATAACATGTTGACGTCATttcgttttatttatatttcagaCAATAACTTAATTAACACGCTTTAATTAACACGCTTATTTTGTTACTAAGTGTAATCACAATATCCTTGCTACTTTATTTTTTAGGGAGTGTGATGAAAAGGTCAAAAGACTAAAGCAGTGTTTAATCAGGGTAATTTGTTTggaatcaaatcaaatcaaaagatTAAATTTGTCCTTGAATTTTGATAATTCCAACATTTTTGATGACTATTTTACATCCATTACTCATATAAATTCCTTAACAAATAGATCCAGTTAATTGCTTTCAGGAGCTaccattatttaaaactttgtcAGCAGAAACAATCTATTAAAGTGATAAGTAACTCATATGAATTTGCTGACAAGCATATTTCTTGATTATAAAGGCCACACAGGGAAAAAATCTTAACATACATGGTTTTACAAAGTGTGTTTTTTGACATATTTGTTCCTTCAACTAGCTTTCGGCTGTATATTGCAGCCATAATTACATATAAGAATTAAAATTCGGTTCTCTATAtgcagttgactctctctaatccGAATCTCAAAGGGAATAACTTTTTATTCGGATTGCAGGGAGATTCGAATAGTAGCTAGAAAGCCTTTTCTAATTCGAATTGAAAATTCGGATAAGAGGGAGAAATGGAacctattttgaaaaaattaaaaaaagttaggGAAGATATAAAAACGAATAAGAAAGTTTTCTTAACAAATTGgtacattatttatttttgaaaaagtgtTCTTGTTACTAAGTCTTACATTTTTCTAACAGAGGTTCAAAttacgaaaaacaaaaacatttgaaagtGTTAAAATTCAGATTATAGGTAGAATTTAGCTGAAGGGATCTGGAACTTAGTTTAGGTTATATAGGTTTTCGGTTTACAGAGATTCGTATATTAGAAAGTAAATTATGAGAGTTTCTTTAGGACGGTTTAATTGGCGGTGACTTTGTTTGCATTATAGAAAGATTCGGATAATAGATATTCAGATTAGAGAGAGTCAATTGCATATAGACGGGTTTAAATAccattaagaaaaacaaaacctaTATAAGGATGTGCATCAaagtaaatttaattaaataaatataatggaGAGCTCATTACGTCCTTGTAAATAGGTGGCTTATCCCATTGAATCACACAACTGTCATTTATTTTGAGTATGTAGTTGTGTGCTTCTTTAACAACAATGGAGAACTCATCAAAATTAGCAACTCCATCATATGGTCTCATACGGAAGTGTCTTCTTGCTTGGCAACAAGTCAGCGGTGAGATACTTATATGTTCGGACACCCTCACTTTAAGAAGTCGTTTGGTTTTACCAATATAAGTAGCATGGCAGCTACTACACAAAAACATATAAACGACACTGGAAGTGGGAGTGTTAGGTATTTGATCAAAGAACACACTTTGTAGTTGCTAATTGGACACCCGCACTaatatatgttatttttaataaaagtatttttacggataaaacaaaaactatttgggaaaaaatatttttacttgcgTTTTCTTTATTCCaaattttcatcactaaaaatcTTAAATGAAAATATATCAAAACAGTTCGTTTACTTAATTATAAATAACATGTTAAGATACATTACCTTCTTTTCAGTACTAAATCAAAGCGACCAAAGGTGATGAACCAGAAGTACAGTTTCAACCAATAAGCACATATCTGCAACACTAAGGAGAATATGTTGTATCTAGTGCATATGAAAAATACCTCTTTGCGAAGTTTCGGCCGTTCGACAGCCATTTTGAAGTACAAATTTTATATTCAAGTTCAAGTTTGTGTATCTACATTATAACGCCACACACTaaataatttaagttttttctAGTGCATTCAAAACTGGAAAAGACCTTATGATACGATTTGCTACATTGAAATTTTacaatttccaatttttttgcaaaattaatggtacattggtgctaagaaagctCGAGAATGTAATACTTTAAATTGCGCCTGATTTATGCTCAAGGCTCTGTTTTGTATTCTCTTATGTTCGTTAATATGacaaatctaaacttttattattaaaaatatagctaCACTATTTGGGTAACAGTGCAACCACACTAAACTAGGCAATCCGTACCTACACTTTACTGAACAACATAATATCAATCTACTGTTGCTATTTCTCTATTAATGAGTTAATAGCCATCTTACATTTGtgacatttttgacattttgctattttttttttactatattgTCATTCCAGAAATTTGAAATGTCTCCTAAAAACATAATACAAGGATAGGGTTTCAGAGTTGCATGAAATGAATTGATTGGTTTTAGCAGtaaatttaaataatgttttatttccATGTTTGGCGTGCATAAATGTCCTTTTATGAATTATTATTTGCTTTTTAGATTACATGAGAAAACTTTGCACAAAACACCATAGTCGTGATGAAAGAAGCAGTACGTTACTTTAGGGACTTTTGTACCGCTGTTGCGATTTCTATGATTATTCTATCACCATATTGGTTGTACAAACGGTCACAAGTTTCCCTTGAGTTAGTAATCAAGTCTGAAAGTGTCTTTCTACAAAATAACAATGATCCACTATCTTTAAAAACAGCAGAAGGCACCACACGTAAGCCAAGTCCGGTGAACCTTTGTTCAAATGATATGAAGGACGAACCAGGCTCGTGGATTCTGTCTTATTCTTTGAACGCTCGAAGAACAAAGAATGCAACCAAACGAATTTCTGTCCTTGCAACTGAAGCTGCTAATTCAGCTACCTACCATGACTGGATGCTGCGTGTGTACCATGATGGAAGTTTACCAAAAAAAACGcagcatgttttgacaaagacACACAAAAATTTACGTTTTTGTGATGTTAGGAAGATCTTTTTACTTGGGAATATACCACATTTGAAACGCAATTTTTGGAGATTGTTACCAATAGGCGATAGTACTGTTGACGTGACGTGCGTGCGAGATGTTGACAGTCCTTTACTAAATCGTGAATTCTACGCTGTAGAGCAATGGCTGGAAAGCGAAAAGTTATTTCACTGTATGCGAGATTCTCCGCAAGAGTCGAAGAGGATAACGAGTCACGGATTTTGCTTTCgtaattacaaaaataacactgtCACGGAAATAGTCTTTCAAGAATTAATTTCGAATCACCAGAAAGTTGATGAAGATTTACTTGACGAGCATGTTTGGCCTTTGGTAAAAACAGACGCAATACAGCACGACTCCTATCAATGCACGAAATTTCCACAATCTCATGCTTTTCCCAGCAGGAGACTGACAAGAACAAGCGGATTTGTTGGATGTAAACGACCATGTTCCAACAGCGTTTCGCCATGCCCTAAAGAATGCAGACCACAAAAACATCAAGACTGGTCCTATTGCTAGATTATTCTTCCACTATACCAACAACTCTATATCAGGCtgcattttgttatttataaatCACTTAATTATTTGTAAATTGCACATTAGGTAAGTTTTTTGTCTATGTTAAGGAAACTGATTAGGCGTgagtttattttaaagaatacTGTAAGCACTATTAACCCTCGTTAGGCCGTCCCTTCCTTTgccagattttaattttttattattctttttttgctaTGCTGTATGATACTTAGTTTTCATACTCACTTGTTAGAAACAACTCGCTAAACTTCTTATGTCCATACATTCTATGACCATAGATATTGAATATTACTCGAAAATACCCACTAAGTGTCCATGAAGATCAGTAAAATATAATGAATTCGTGCAGAATTAtgattaaaagtaaaaattgcaCCTTAATTTTATGCAAATGATAATTGCAAACTTTCGCAGCTGGTCAAAACGTTTCTTTGTCTGATTCGTAGAGGTAAATTCTGGGAGAAATAACCGTGCGGGACTTGGAAGGACTGCCCGTTTTAGGAGGTTTTTGGGCTTTAGACTGTCCGTTTTGGAGAGGTTTATTGCAAGGGTTTATTAGTAAATCGTCCGGGACGAAATTGTTTGTCCGTCTTAAGGATGTGTCCTCTTTAGAGATGTCTGTTTTAAGGAGGCTCCACGGCACTTATAGCAAGGTTCTACGTATTAATAATAACAAAGTACGTATCAATTAAAACACATGGAGTTATACATCATAAGAATTTCTATAAAAACCCTTCTCGCAACACGCCCTCACGCAAACATCGATGATGAAGAAGTGACTATCGCTAGAGCAATGTCCGAGTTCAAGCAAGTGTTTACATTCACCGGTATGCACATGATTAGTAAAAAATACACAGCGATCATTCTCAGGTCCAGTACATGTTCCACAGGTCCTCGAGCATAGTTGCTGAAAGTAGTGATCTTGACAATCTATGCTAATGTTGCTAAGGAAAGTACATGTGTTGTTACGATCAGCGCATACTGAAAGGAAAAGAAATAAGAATTTATATTGTCATTACTTTGTGTAGCCTTCACCCTGATTTCAGTAAACATTTTTGGGGAGAAAATAAAGGCATTTAATCTGAAAAGGGCATTAGTAAATTTGTAAATACTTCTTTTCTGGTTTTTGGCGGGTTTAAATCACCAAATGTATTATGGCTtgtagcaaaaaaaaataataatatttttgtctttcaaattttggttttttgaagATTAATAAAGTTAAGTTATGCTGGCATTTTTTTCAAAGCAATgaagtttctaaaaaaattaaaatgagtcAAACTTTTGTTCTGCGAAGTAACTCCAACCAAAGATACAATATATACTCACCGTTGTTTGGTTTTTCTACAACAGGTTGAGGGCAATTGTAAAGGTTGTTGATATGAAAAATGTCATATTGGGTTAGTTCTTTACCACCAAGAGGTGCGAAAGGGTCAATGTTCCAACTAAGAGTTGTACCACCTCCATTTGAGAAAGCGTACCTATAGGTAGCAAAGAATACAATACTGTCAagttttacataaaaataagGAATATAACGTTGCGTTATGCAAGATAGATCAGTCCTTAACCTGTACTCAAATGTAGCAAAGAACAAAATGGTGTCACCAGGGGTCGCCCGTTAGATGCCACACTATTTCGTGTGGCCGTAGCACAACCTTTTTtgcgcacacacacacagaTAGAAAacagatattattattattattattattaatatagaaaTTGCGGTCCTAGTATACGAATAAAGTGTTTCCACTCAAAGTAGAATAGAGTCTTCCTCATTGCtactattttattgtaaaaaactaTTTGTCTCAATGTAGATACTTGCAATATTATAACGCACTATCAAAACAAAATTACAGAAGATGGGTTCTCTtcattgcttttatttttaatttatttctaatagcaagATAGGATATTACCAGATGGCAATCTAATAAAATTGGagatttagtattttttttagatttagtaTTTTCTTCGTTACAATTAATATCAGCAAAAGCTTAATCCAACGATTTTAAATcccaaaagtttaaaatcgaacatgcgtttttatttttccttggTGGCTTGGGAatagaagtttaaaaaaaatagctttgttgttgtttgttgacaaaggaatgtttttttacaagCTTTGTCTGTAATTACAGACCTCGGgctttgtatttcacagtacaacatcaaaaccggtcagtatccgTTTATTAATAccctttttttagaaaaacttcattgcaacttcggtttaaataaataaaaacacagggaacagcctacCGTTACACGTCCAGCTAAAACAATGGCTTAcccattttatttgcagaaagAGTTTTCGGGATAATGATAAAAGTaacagctacctagctaactgcattatTTAGCATATgaattattgcttaagaatatagttgtagccaaactgcatttttatactctttATATACTCTATGCTTTTTAGCTAAAGATGTGAGGTACTTAAATGGCCACAacctcaacataaaaaataaatttagggtATGATAAAAGGcttcaaaatcttcgttcctagccaaaaaacctaaaactggtgcgtttaagatctatacgtgactaaaaacgtgacaatTTAGTTAacttaacattttagaacaaTCAAAAAACAAGTCTTTTCTCTATCTCTGAaggcttatagaagacaaaaatgttaaacagaCCTACAGACATAACAGTGACCACAAGcactttaaaaactaaaatggccattatgtttcttcgttggcataTGCAGGCCGCGATAATCTTTGACTGTCCCATTCGTTTTCTGTGGCTACTTAGCATAAACGGTGATTGATATCACGGGGTTTAATTATTATCAAAATGACgcattaaaataatgcatttaTTTTAGTCACCTAATTTATTTTCCTTACCTATggtaataaattaaagtaattaaattatttaaagaaattaattaattttcgtAATTTAACTTATTCAATcacaaaaattttgattaagCAACTCCCTGGTTCTCAAAAACTCGCGTAAAGATCAAAAGAATATTGGTAACGCTTTTGAACACACACAATACGGCTATAATTATAGAAACTATTGTGGGACAATGGTTTACTTGCAAGCTCTCTTGATTACCATCACATAGTTTTTTATAACATGCGAAGATATGAAAAGTCTAGAAAAACGTAAACACGAGAGTGTTTTTCCAAAAATTATGATATTCTGTCttagttttttattgtttttgttgatttCGTTTTCAACGAAGGGATTATATATACACGAAGAACATTCAGTTCAGTttgttaaagttttaaatattcaaTCACAAATTCAAAGGAACCTCAAAAATAGAAAGATAGTCCTACTTATTGGGATTTTTACTGCAAGTAAATACAAAAATCGTCGAGATGACATTCGAGACACGTGGATGAAAACTTGTCATGAATATAAGGGATGCAAAAGCCTATTCATATTGGATGGATTAACAGCTGACGGAAAGCCATTGGATAAGATCATAATGCAGCTACAAAATGAATCTAGTCATAATAACAATGATATGAAAATTTTACGGACGCCTCTTGGAAGGAATTTTGCGCTGAGGATTTTAGAAAGTTTAAGGTTCGCTTTTCAGGAATACGACTTTGATTACTTCTTGAGAGTGGATGATGATTATTACCCGTGCATCCATCGTCTTATGTTCGAGCTACCTAAACGCATGAACCTTGAGTACCTTTTCTGGGGTTTTACTAGATGCTTCCCAGCGAGAATTGACGAAGGTTTCGTTGTGTTTAATAATAAATTAGCGATACGGATTTTGGAAGACGAGAATTCGTTGATTTGTACAGACTTTGGCACAACTTCGATTTCAAAATGGGTCATGGATATATCAAGAACTCAGAATGTTTCCTGGTTTGCTGATAATGAGCGCGTATGGCATCACCCACCTGTGTCTCTCGTACCTgagcttaaaaaaaaaactgagatTTGTCATACGTATCTTGCTTTGCATGGAGTTTATTTTGGCGATATGAAAGTGTTTCATAAAATCATGCTTGGTGAAAACAAAACTGATTATACGCTAAATACGGTTAAAAATCACTGTAAATTGCCCAAACATAGAGTGTTTCCATTGTGGAGTCTAGATCCGGACGGTTTATGTCAGGAAACTCCCTTATTTGATCTATCCAATAAGAGAGGGACTCCCTATAGGGGAAGAGAAAGCATGGCTGGACAAAATTTTACCATGAAGCAAAGACATTTgtaaatgacatattttatcgaAGAATAACTGGGAAATAAAAGGAAATGACACCTGGGAAACTTAATCATGACAATATGATCACCACGCATTAACCGATGAAATTTTATTGCCCGTCTTTCATATATATGTTGGGCACTTGGTCTCGGCTAATATTAACATAATTCCATTGTTGTTAAGcaatacaaaattttctttttacacttTCTTTCCACCCAGAAAAACATCATTGTTGTCGTTGTAAagacataaataaaaagaaggTGCTTATCTACCATACAATATAATTGATAATGCACAAGACAAAGGAGAGTATGACCACAATTTTCACAAATTGCAAAGACGTCTAAACTGTCTCACTAGCCatagttttagaaaaaaatctataaattataGTTACTGAAAttcacaaaactaaaaaacattaaattctAGCTAGCTCAGTGTATTTTTTTAATCGATGTATATCTTTTTATCGCCTTAACATCACCAAACCAAAGAATCAATATGATCCTAGTAAATTCGGTTTGACTGGACCAAAAACATACTGTTCCTTTCATTTGCCTTAACTCAACCATCACTTTCCTTAACTCGCCAGACATCGTAGCTTATTCTTGACGTCACGTGGCATTTGCTTACTTAACAAGTGTAACCTTTAAGAAAAATCTGGGTTAACTCTTGATAATTATAACAACTCAGATTCTGAGTTGCAAAATGGTGACGCGAACAGGTCTGCACCAGGGTCGTGAGATACAAGATATCCTGGACACGAGGTTGTGAAATGACGTAATTTTGGAACTCAGTAACGTCATTATACTGATTTCATTTCCCCGATACAatattctatacattttctaaGTTAAATGACATGAGCATCAATATCGTATTTTTTAGTATAAACGCCCATCTACTTGAATGTATTAGTTCGCGTAAATTTAAATAGACTGCGTAAAAGATCAGTAACAATGTTTGTGTGCACATTTTATTGAGCGTTGATGAAAAAAATCcggacaaaaaacaacaacttgacTTCAATTATAGTAATTACATTAGCGATACTCAATAGATATAAAACCATTTCCActctttgtttttcaattttattcaaAGTACAAGAAATATTTAACAATAGGAAAGTATGGTCAATATAGGAAGCGTAACTAATGACAGAGATGATGTTTTTAGATAGTCGGCCGTTAGAACTAAAGTAGTTAGTCTTTAGAAGTTTAAATATACTATTAAGACTACAAAATGATAAATTCTGATATGCCTTATGTTAGAAACTCGGCCAAAAATAGTTAGGCCAATAAGAAGATTATACATCGTTACCTTACATTCTCATCTTTATGATGAAGATACGAAAGTTAGCATAATCAgaacataaacaaaacaatcTGTAGAAGTATTTATATGTTCAAAAACGTCACTTCTTTTGATGAGTTGTTTGTGTTGACAACTTTAGTATTCTTGCCCACGCGGACGGCACTCGGACTTGAGAGTTTATCTTATCTAACAAAACAACCTGGTTTCAAGAAAATCATGTCATGTTTAGCTTGCAATTCGCAAGCTACGTTTATTACGTATGGAGGCAAAGAAGATCAGGGAAAAGAAACCAAAGCACCCCAAAGTTGCCGTTCTCCTTTTTTCTCGAAAAGAACCATTTTGAGATTAGAGCTACGTCAAATACTTTAACGAAGGAAAAATGCACgcataatataatttttccTAAATGTGTGTTTAACGACTCGTTGTCAGTTTCTTTGCCAGTTCGCAGTTTTTTATGCTTCACTAAGTCCACTTAATGTAATTGACGTCATTATAAGAAAACGAGACATAAAAACACTATACAAAAGATACTCGAAAGTTCCCTATTAATATATACTAAGTAGCCCGTTGAGAAATCCACAGGGCCATGCATTCCTTAAATATCactttcgtgtttccgtaacacgaagTTCTTCTTGCGGACAGACATATCTTCTGGcatattaaaaaagttaaattatcaCTTGACTAATATCACTTACTTCTATAGTAAGGGCGATACGTATCAGTATGTTATCAAAAATCGGTTAAAGTAGTTAATGTGGTATCTAGTGAAccatgataaaaaataaaaacaaaatcatagaGTGCGCATAATTTATGAAAGTGAAAAATGTTTGAACGTTTTTTACAAATAATCGATGTTTATATTCGCAAGGAagtataatttttgtttctgatttttttcgttatttcTGAAACAGGTAGgatgaagttttttttgttttttttatgagcGAAAGcgaattgctaaaaaataaaatgcatcacttataaaaggaatagttgttattcctcttcGGTATAGGCAGGGTATATATATAGTAATTTAACAGACATGATTGTCGAATATGGCGGAGCTATTTTCCGTACGGCATGAAGACGTATGTTTATTTGTGCGGGGtcgtatgttttttgttttgccaAAATACGTCACTTTGCCTGTTGTTATAAGCCTATATCCCAGTATTCCAGATGATACAAGTCTCAAGGCACTTAGAGAGAGGTCGGAATTGCAGGAATTAAAACTCTTCCAAGCGATGAGTTAGTAAAAATGGCAGAGTTTGTTCTTCGGAACAAGTTTTTGAATTTAACTCGTTTACCCCACCTTACGCGTGCATATTTATGGATGAAGTTAAAACCGATTTTTTGGAAAAGAAAGTAGTTAAACCCTCGTTTGATTACGGTATATAGTGTAACCATAATCCTAAGTTTTCACACGAAGGTCTTTGGACAGTATAAACTTCTTAAATTGTGCCGTGGaaacttaaaaattatattttgaaacAGACTTGTATTGTAAAGATATTGACAGACATCAGTAAATTGCATTTTAATTCCTGTCATCCTTATGAAAACATCACGTACTTATAGTCAAGCATTATGTATGAGGAGATTACGTTC belongs to Hydractinia symbiolongicarpus strain clone_291-10 chromosome 1, HSymV2.1, whole genome shotgun sequence and includes:
- the LOC130644223 gene encoding uncharacterized protein LOC130644223, whose amino-acid sequence is MITHKVCYIRQESYLNSVMSEAKSETKRHSIERYVQSVCLAMICAAIVCVPYWFAQNRTPHYFRIQAENIYFNVKKAQKMQVMQSLRKRPEAKPGMPSLCAKSDKKVVGQKVLSYSLYGKWAEDSHWTNMMDILSGEAANSTLYSDWIIRLYHDEKLPKNRIFALSEKHKNLRFCDIRNIPSYGDLSGVSGREWRFLPIGDKTVDVTCVRDIDSPLLKREFDAVQQWLDSEKLFHCMRDHPQHGGWRVLAGLFCFRNSKNETVSDLVFNAIRKHGYHKNETFEPFKESDQTLLRDFVWPLVRHDSMQHDGYSCERYPESYPFPSRRETNSSGFMGCKRPCTRVVPPCPLKCRPKNHQDWMFC